The Macrobrachium rosenbergii isolate ZJJX-2024 chromosome 12, ASM4041242v1, whole genome shotgun sequence region TCTCTTCAGCCATCAGAATAGCGTTGCAGTAAAGCCTCCTAATGCTTCAGTTAAGCATTGCTTATATATTAGATTGCATGTTCCTGTAAATGCATATGCTGCAGTGGTACACAGACACAGCAATACGGCTTAACTCACGAAATGCGTTTAGCTTTGGCACAAAAAGAAATTTCTGAATGTTAATAATGCCTGTCGATATATGCTCCTCATACAACTGACTGAATTGCAGTTGAAGTGCAGCAATGATAAGAGATTTCCTACCAACACCTAAAAGGAACAATATAGTTAAATCGACCAGTAATCACTTGAGCATTggagagattttttctttatgtatactTATAAGATAATGCCGAcgatacatacatgtatgcagatatatataaatataaatatatatatatatatatatatatatatatatatatatatatatatatatatatatatatatatatatatatatatatatatatatatatatatatatatatatgtgtgtgtgtgtgtgtgtgtgtgtgtgtgtgtgtgtgtgtgtgtgtgtgtgtacgtgtacatagatatatacatggtgtaacatgagtttattcaaatattttgggaaatgaaataaaaataattttgagcaaAAAATGTTCTagagatatgcattttaaggcttcgtttgtgaGTGAGGGAAATTTTAAATTAACCGTTATCATTAGCGCTGCTTTCATGCGATGGAGGTAGGTCGGAGTAGCCTGGGATGTGGGGGAGCGTTTAGAGAAGCAGGATGGAGCGATTAGTCCGATGTGCAGAAAATACCTCATTTTGAATCAACTGCACCTGCCTTCTTTATTGAtactaggaatttttttattgtgtgaaCCGCAGGATTTTAATAAAGGAGCTGATTAATCTTCAAGTACCAAATATTTATGGCAACTTAATTAACATCTGGCAAAACCCCCAAGAAATACGTGTAAGATTTGGCAGTGCAAAGACAGACCAATTTATATTTGCAGTGGTGTAAGCCAGTGTGGGGTTTGAATGAgttcatttttaagtatttacTCTGATGCAATTTACATGCAATTTCTGATATGAAATTTGGTTGCATGCTTGGAACAGTATCAGTCATTGTTACAGTGTATGCCGGTGATATTGTCGTTATCTCCAACCGTTTTCAGTTTGCAACTGACTTGGGGTTGTGCTCCAAAATTCAAGGTGTTCAGTTCAAGTGGGGGGAAAAAAAGTGTCGCTGAGTCGTTTCATTGTGGGGTTACAACCTGTCAGCAGATTATGaggcatatgaaaaaataatgatgacagaGTGACACTatgtaaattttacagaaaaaaatattatactcaCAGCATTAACAATCTCTCTCACTTTGAAAAGTATTCgattcatctattattattataatttttattgtataagcAATAATGTGAAAAAAACCGGAATTATAAATTGAGATACACACATACGAATACACAcgcgcccgtgtgtgtgtgtgtgtgtgtgtgtgtctgtgtgatgtGCGTGTGCAATGGTCATTCAGGTAATATACAACGACAAGAGAAGCGGGTAAAACCTAAGAGAAGGAGagtaaagaaggggaaaatgggaaaaaattagagAATAGATAGGTTAAGGCAAAGCAATTGGGACTTAGGTAGCAAATGACAGAAACCACTTGAAAAGGAGTCAGCGAAAACAGCGAAGGCGATTAATACGTGGTAGAAGATGAAAAAGGATAGTGGAAAACTAGAAAACCCAAAGTTTACTGGGAGGGTATAAAAGAACCTgtaatggtaaaagaaaaaggataaaaggagagaatttgatgcaaaacgaaaatgaaaaggtAGGAAGACCCACCCCTGACTCATAAGTATAGATCAGGTGTCCTCCCAGTGGACTTCTCGTACGTCCTATAACCTCTCCCCAGAGGGAGAAAAGCCACGTGCAAATGTATATcttggagacacacacacacgtgtatatatatatatatatatatatatatatatatatatatatatatatatatatatatatatatatatatgatatacatgtatatacatatacactctgtatatatatggaaatgaacaacTGAGAACGTgtttctcagaaataaatttctagctCACATCGGAAGCGAACCCCTGTCTTTCGAGTGGGaatccagggcattagcaattcctcaGCACAGGTCATAAAAGGTACTGGaagctaagtatatatatacatatatatatatatatatatatatatatatatatatatatatatatatatatatgtatatatatatatatatatatatatatatatatatatatatatatatatatatataatatatacatacacttatgtatatttttggCATCAATTCACAAGTTACTTTTCAAACTCTCAAATGTTAACACACAGGTACCCTGAGTAACGACATGAAGTCGACGTTAAGCAGCGTTCGTCGTGTAatatttgatacacacacacacacatatatatatattatatatatatatatatacatatatatatatatatatatatatatatatatatatatatatatatatatacatatatatatatatatatatatatatatatatatatatatatatatatatatatatatatatgtgtatatatatcttctttcttctttttctttgacgtgctttttattcccatttttgtatggggtaagcacgatgccttcttatatatatatatatatatatatatatatatatatatatatatatatatatatatatatatatatatatatatatatatatatatatgtgtgtgtgtgtgtgtgtgtgtgtgtgtgtgtgtgtgtgtgtgtgtgtgtgtatacacacacacatgcaaacacctCAAGCAAGAGAGAACTTACTTAGTATCAATCGTGGAAATAGCCAAAAAATCCAGttctcttctcatctctctcattgagagagagagagagagagagagagagagagagagagagagagagagagagagagagagagagagagagagcaacacccACCTTATATGATGGCGAAAACGTGTCAAGGAAAAGGTAATGTTCAACTTGGGAGCCATTTGTCATAGAACTTGGATTTGCTTGAACTCTGGTCGTAAAGAATTTGTCAGGAAGCGAAGGTTCACAAAGTCAGAGTCTGTGGAGGAAGTTGGAggagattttttttcagtaagtgaaTAACCAAATGAGTTAATGTTTTTCACATAATTCAGGGGATGAAGTGTCATTGGATGGAGCAGAATTTAATCTTAATCACTTTACCGATGTGTattcctttataaatatatattctatatataaaccGATTGTCATGAAGTATTCTCTCTAGCACAAGAATACCAggcattttttgcttttaaatctgTGATTTGTAAATGCAAGAGTTTATGAACTTTCATTTATATGTTCCTTTCAGttgatttttcaaatatttgactTAATAGCTGCTACAGCTTTCATCAAGTATCTCCAGTTTTCATTGGAATCCTACCATTTATTCGACTAAAAAtgttctttagattttttttaacaattctctgtttccttttattactttttcaatgATTATCAGtgttctttatttgtatttaatttcattatcatttctaatttttatttattctttttttcttctcttcttgagAGGTTTTTGTTCAGTAGAAGATTGGCATTTAAactggtgtttttgttttgattgttcAGAATATTACCCCACGTGATTAAAACTGGCTAATTGACGAACACAACTGCGACTGCCTCTCCAAACACGAATACAATTACTTTTCCTGGCATCACCCTTCGTTTGAGGACTAAGAATACGTAAATAATTcagatttacagaaaaataactcCCAAAAAACGGGGTGGGAATTTTTTCGAGAATGGGAGATTATTCCACTTATATAATTTTCACGTCTTCCTTTTTCCACTGGTAGTGGCAAAAAACAATGAGAATGAATAATGGCTGTTGAGGAAATTCCACAAAATAAAAGCGAGCCAGATAATGCTATCGAGGTCCACTGCCCGGGGTTCCCACGCGTTGTCCTGTAGCCTTATCGCTGGCATTTTGTGATAGTTACAGAAATGTTACAAAGAGTGGGGAAAAAAGATTTCAATATGACACTCGTTATCGTACACAgatatttattaccattattattctgagacactgcatttatttttctggtgATAATGGCACCCAGTACTTTCACTGTTATGGCAGTTACCTGAAGTTTGGTTTCATGGATTATCTGGAGTAGTTCtataccgttattattattattattattattattattattattattattattattattattattattattattaaacgggTTAGCAAAGATAACATGCTTTTACATGATCACTCTTTTCTATTTAAGCTTGCTTTGCTTGGTAAGGTATTAGCAAAGCTAATACCTTACCAACCAAGcttaaatagaaaagaataatcatgcaaaaaaacagaaagaaaatctgTATGTAGTATAGCGAAATAACGAGTGAATGGGTGAATATCTGCATCCAGCTTAAAATTTAATCGGCTCCTCCATGACTCGTAGCACATCCATCCAAACTTAATGAAACTCATCATAACTTTTTAGGTATattgtggacagaaaaatttGCACACAAAATCGCAAACAGACATCGACGAATACAATACTTCTGAAAAAGATGGTTAGCGGAGGCAAAAAGCGAGAAATGAGGGCGAatacagagaaaaatgagaaaatttttcaGTGGTAACAAGAGACATACTACATCATCCGAAGAAAGACAACAGATTTCGTGTTTTAGTTACAGAGTTTTATTAGACTACAATATTTTCGTAAGTATTGCTATTTCATAATAGAAATGTGAATACTTTGGAAAACAGAAGACATTCCAGTAAATTGTGTATATCGTTACATAGCGAAACGTATGAACTGTAATGATCTTAAATCAGTGTGCCCAGGTAGatgataaaagattttttctctcttttttcgcATTTGCGACAAACCTAATCACTAATTAAGAGCTTCCTCAGCCCTGATAAGCGGCAGTTTATATCAATTTGCAAGGAAAACTAGATTTCATGAGTTTATAATAGATTGTTTTATCATAATAAGAATTgtgttcatgtatttttcatttatgttttaagcAAAAATATGAGTCAGCTAGAAATAGTTATGAGAATTACAAGTAACGTAATCAACAAAAGTTATTTCAGGAACATTTGTAAGTGTAGCGGTAAGGTTTGGATCATGATGAGCTGTATTGTTTGCATTCTGGGTGCCCGAATttctaagatttaattttttttatttataacttagaATTCAATAAACAAAGAGTGAAATACCAGTCAAAGACATCGATTTGGACGTTCTGAAATAATCAGATTGTATTTTGCTGGCAAATTGGTGAAAAGGGTATGATGCCCACATTTCCCTGACAGTTGAAGTCTGCCAAGTGATAATGCGTCTCTTGATCAAGGGCAGCACAGTTGGCATCAGTATCGTGCAAGGGTCGCAAGGGATATCCTTCGGAGCATTCGTATCTCCAGAAGAAGGGCCCCATAGGAACGTCTGTACCGTCGGTATATCTCCATACCCCTTCCTGGCCCTCGTCAGTTGCTGCGATCCAGTAGTGCGTCTGATTGTTACCTTTCAAATGTTAAACAATTCATAAGCAATAAGCCTATTTCAGTAACAACCTGGAATCCGTACACTTACAGAAAGATAATTTATCAaatggcattaaaaaaataaatgaaacacttaacATTCATGGCACTGGAGAACTATCGAGTGGAAAGTCATGCAAAAAGCGTAGGCTTTTGAGAGAGGTGATAGCGTAAAATCCCTCTAGGTTAcaataaaaatggatgtaaacTAGTCTTTCATCTGTAATTCATGACAAATACGGAATAACTTCTTTCTAAATGCATTTATGGTCTTTCTCAAGAATGTACAAATAAATCTGATATTATAAGCTACGTTAGAGAAACGCtgagcttatatatattatatatatatatatatatatatatatatatatatatatatatatatatatatatatatatatatatatatatatatatatatatagcttaatgataagtaatattgccaagaccaggaagaacattctttattatacgagctttcgacgtataaaacctcatcatcaggctgaaaaaactacaaggatgagaatcaatgaaattacaatgaaataaattgtcataataaatctttagCAAAAAATACTAACcgaatatataaaacgaacagtaaatacaaactaaaaggggtgagacgcaaaataacggAAAATTGAAAacgaacacaaaaataaaattatgaaaataaaaataaggtgaaatgtaaagaaactaccactcacaaagtaaaatatttaacgacccaattgagtacctactatgaaattacacgatagctagttgaataccagacgagttgttcaattccggtttcatccttTTAATAACCAACGACTCTGAAATCAGAAGGTCCAGGCTATTTGAACAAAAGTACctcaaaatccaggtcagtgaaaggatggtcctgtgctaaattgtgttccctaatggcagaaaagggtggtttggaaagaggaaacctagttctaatagaaagacctctgtgttcccaaattctgtgtctgagccagcgggaactggatcccacgtatcgcagaccacactgtgagcaagtgaacaagtaaacgacacaagaagtaaggtccacaggcagagttggcttctccctcaaaagtgatcttggtagatctaagccggctgtccgtgatgagctagactatggcagttgacgtttttctatagaactttatctgctgaacaagaatttaaagtaatattttgttgcttgATTGTAATTAAGCtataaattatcttagaactgtagccgacggtaaaggggacctgttgggaatcggggttttgggtggggcaaaacacttttgagaatagctaacggtaagggggaccTGGTGGGGATTCGGGGTTTTGgatggggtaaataacttgggaaatggtttgggcaacttattgttgtatttcttgatatatatgttatttggaacacgaaaaacaagcttAAAAAAAGTGGGCAAATAAATGGACAtcgggagccgttccaaaggcagtTTTCATGTGtaactactactgctgattccaggccctaTCACGCATGTGAGGTCTTACAGGCGAGCTAATCACCcgatgcctccaactgagagagtagtatTCTAAGCCGGTGTTCCGCTGTGAGTTGACtgtggcaattgatgttttcctatgttattttacttgcgttacaagaatttaaattaatattctttttacattttctgtaacccctgtggctagcacACACAGAGCAACATTACCACCTGCCAGAACATACAAGATTGccaagaatatttgaaaatgcagATAAGGTGCGAAGCTCCGTTCCGCCGGCTGTTTACGTTTCTTTGCCCCGACTGAAAGCTTCAAATAGTGTCCAgtcgagctagactatggcagttgacgttttctgTGATGTTCTACttgttttacaagagtttaaggtaatattttgcccgGCGGCTGTAGCTAAACAGTAATTTACCTTTGAACAGTATAGGTCTGTGCAGGGCACCCGTTGGTACAGTTgtgtagccttcaaaggtcaattacagtttagttacaaccggttgacaaaatattactttaaattcttgtaaagcaagtaaaataagataggaaaacgtcaactgtCATAGGCTACCTGATCTTATAGTAAAAGGATaattgaaaacaaaccggaaactaatttgagggaaacaatgcttaagtatttcttgtaacttttttcagaCCAAATAGccactatgaccaaggtaaggcaatttaatgtactttatatctttactagcagtactgtacaccggtttgggacaaaacttttcatttaaaaaattttccagaactttgtaaaatacaaaaatgggatatgagttttca contains the following coding sequences:
- the LOC136843733 gene encoding C-type lectin domain family 17, member A-like isoform X1, translating into MKATLAITSLLVYFTACMQPAFPQTEDCQFPYTLVEDLCILIYPKERGSWFEMRLFCAQQSMGGNLVKITTPSQLSALQEAIQEYGNNQTHYWIAATDEGQEGVWRYTDGTDVPMGPFFWRYECSEGYPLRPLHDTDANCAALDQETHYHLADFNCQGNVGIIPFSPICQQNTI
- the LOC136843733 gene encoding C-type lectin domain family 17, member A-like isoform X2, translating into MKATLAITSLLDCQFPYTLVEDLCILIYPKERGSWFEMRLFCAQQSMGGNLVKITTPSQLSALQEAIQEYGNNQTHYWIAATDEGQEGVWRYTDGTDVPMGPFFWRYECSEGYPLRPLHDTDANCAALDQETHYHLADFNCQGNVGIIPFSPICQQNTI